The DNA segment GCGACTTCCTGCGCCACGACCGCGGGGACGGTGAGGATGGCCATCCGCACGGCGCGTTCGCGGACGAACCCCGGAAGTTTCTCCATGTCATAAATGGATTGCGTGACCGCCTTCTCGCGTTTCCGGTCCGCGTCAATGTCGAATGCCGCCACGATTTCAAATCCCTCCTGCTCAAATCCACGGTACGACAGGAGCGCCAGGCCGAGATTGCCGACGCCCACGAGAATGACCGGCTGGAGGCTGTTTGTGCCAAGCCGGTCGGTGATCATGCGGGCCAGTTGCTCGACATCGTATCCCAGCCCGCGCGTTCCGAACTGGCCGAAGTAGGTAAGATCCTTGCGAAGTTGCGTCGATTTAACCCCCGCGGCCGCGGCCAATGCGTCGCTCGAAACGGTGCGGATGGCGTTGGCCTTGAGGCGGTGCAGGCAGCGCAGGTAAACGGACAGGCGGTAAATCGCCTTGCGCGGGATTTCGGGGCGGCCGGTTTTTTTCACGTCGCCGCCGAGTTAAGCAACGAACGCGGCGGGAAGCAAGAATGGGGCGACGGGTTTGCGCCGTGTTGGCAAGAAGCGGGAGTCAATCCA comes from the Candidatus Angelobacter sp. genome and includes:
- a CDS encoding redox-sensing transcriptional repressor Rex, whose amino-acid sequence is MKKTGRPEIPRKAIYRLSVYLRCLHRLKANAIRTVSSDALAAAAGVKSTQLRKDLTYFGQFGTRGLGYDVEQLARMITDRLGTNSLQPVILVGVGNLGLALLSYRGFEQEGFEIVAAFDIDADRKREKAVTQSIYDMEKLPGFVRERAVRMAILTVPAVVAQEVANQLVEAGITGILNFSPIVLQVPEEVTVNNVNLAIELENLSYFIQD